The Salminus brasiliensis chromosome 22, fSalBra1.hap2, whole genome shotgun sequence genomic interval CAgactgttattgttattgtatgtttaagTGCACTTTAGCAATATCCTCTAAAATGATGTGGGGTCTGGTCAATTCCCAACACTGTCACACTTTACCAGTCTTCACGCTTTAGTATCAGCAGACACCACCATCATATTTAATCAAGTAATgaaattttaatatttacacccctaatacGGCGGCACGGTGGCGCAGCTGGTAGCATGTGTGTTGCACAGGGCCCTGGGGTTGTGTCTagtcactgtctgtgaggagtcaGGTGTGTTCACCCCTGCACTGGTTTTCTCCAGCTATCCAGACTGTGCTAAATTGGctgtgctaaattgcccctaggtgtgagtgtgtgtgtaagcagttgtgtgtgtggtaccctgtgatggtcTGCTGCCCTGCCCAGGGGTTATTCCTGCTTTGCGccataagaagatggatggatggatggatggatacacacacacacccttaatAGCTGTATTAAGAGCTGAGATTACATCTATGCCTGGACTTTTACTTAAGCAGAGTTTTACTTGTGAAAACTAGGCCTAATCCATGTCCAGGCCAATCTATGAAGCTATATGTTGAATTCCCATTAAAaggtaagtgagtgagtgagtgagtgagtgagtgtaaaTCACTGATTCTTAATAGATGGACTGTAGTTCTATAAGAAAAATTAACAAAATTTAAacatctatatatctatataaaatatatatggatctatataaatatatggatCTATATggatctctctctatatataaatatatatatataacatttattttttatgtctttATTAAAGAGCTCAGCTCAGATTCACCAAAGAAACAGTGATAGTTAATTGAATTTTAAATGACCAATTtccaaattcattaaaaatgcctgtgcctttaagactaataCATATGCAACATGGTTGTGCTTCGCTGGTTCAATTGACCTGttatttaacctcttaaacctcTTAGGTCCTGCCAGCAAACCTCTAtgaccaaagaatagccccaccagtctgtAAAGACgtccttgtagttactgagtaatgcaccttagtgtgtgataagccctGGAGTGTAAAGAAGTAGATCAGATCTCCACAGAAAAATTAAATATGCTATTTCAGATGAAATTTATATTTATCTGCTAAATGTAACTTTAAATTGAGTAAATAAGCAGTGATTGTTTCTTATCATTCTGGTTGGGTTTTTTCACACTACTATAATCGATTTGTTGTGTTTGATTTAAATTAATCCAAAAAGTACATTTAATCTCACATAATTTATTCAAACGAATGAGATACACATATTAGCCTATATAAAAAGCAATGTACATTAAAATCTACTACAGTCTGCTCATCATCTCTCCTCTTTAATGTCATCAACAGTAAAACAGAGCATAGGAACGTTTAATGGCCTTAATGTTCCCTGAGTTCAACAGTACAAAccactaaaatatatataaactccAGCAGTTTAACGAAGACCGCAGAGAACGAGGCGCCTGGGTCCAGACCTACATATCGTCTCAGTTCACATGTTCAAATAAAGCACTTGGAGTCTGTCTGAGATGtgattgtttttgttgatttctttatttctcaCGTCTATCTAACGTAAATAAATAAGATCCAGTCCTGAGATGGACACCGCAGCAAAGAAAACAACAAGATCTCCAACCGTTTTCACAGTCTCACCCTCCTACTCCACATCTGGAGTGTTTACTGGTAGCCCAGGCCTGACGCAGTGGTCAGTCTCTGTCCGTACAGCCCGTAAGGGGTGTAATAGGACCCCGTGGCTCCGGGGGCTGGCAGTGGGCTTTTGGAATAAGGATGATAACGGCTAAGTCCCAGCGTGTGATGTGGGGTTCTGAGCGCCAACGGACCCCCCGGACCCCCAGTTTGGGGTATGTGCATGTGGCAGGCCATGGCAGCGGCTAAGGAAGGCGACCCTGGATATCCCGCGATTGACTTGTCCGCGCTGACGAACGCGGTATGAGTCCGCAAGTGGCTCAGCAGGTCTTCTGAAGAAGAGAAGCGCTTGTCGCAAGGTCCGTTAGCCGAAACCCAGTTGCAGGCGTGTGGCTGAGGGTCGTTGGGGAGCACGAAGCCGTACGGGTACAGCGGGTGACCGCTTAATGCGGCGGAGGAAGGGATGCCAGGTAGTGGATGGGAGGGGTAAAGCAGAGGGTATTTTAGAGCTGCATGGGAATCATGTGAGCCGCTAGCGCTGGCAGCACCTGGCAAATGCTGGCTAGCGCAGTGATAGCTAAGGCAATATGGGTCTCGGCACAGGCCTGCTGAGATGATGGATGGTGGCGAAGCTCCAGTCAGTGGGCTTGTCCCAGTCTTAGTGCTTAGTGAGCTAGCTGCGGCTAGTTGTGCACTTAGCAACTGACTGCTAGGCTTGGTTGGGTCCAAGGTCACACCATGGGACAAGAAGTGCTGAGGGTAGCTAGCATACGCCCCTGCCAATCCACCAGGGAACGATACTCCAGCAGGGGCTAGAGGGAAAACGGTGTGACCAGGCCGGAACGGTGAAACCGGAGCCACAAGTCCAGACCCAATGGTGGACGATGCAGAAGAAACAACGGTTGCTTCAGATGTGGAGGGTTTAGGCGTGTCCTGCTGTCGGCTTGTCTCAACGCTGACCCCTGAACCACTGCTCGAGCTTACCGTCTCGGACCCCTCACCCGGAGAGGCCTTACTACCCTCagcctccttcttctcctctctgtctcctgCCTTACAGTCTACGGCCTGAGGAGAAGAAGGGCTGCAAGAGCTTGGGCTTCCGGTCCCTGGAGTGAAGGGCCGGCAGGATGCGCTCGGTACCCGGAAACCGCATTTATCTCCACTGGAAGGTGAAGCTTTCTTCTCTGGTGACTTCGCATAGGGCTTAAAGCTACACTTGTCCTCCACTCCGATGTCGCTGATCTTCAGAGGTGCAGATTTGGACTCTTTACTGCTGGACTGATTCTGAAGTTTAGAGGAGGACGGGGTGTCCGGCTTCCCGATTTGAGAACATGTCTGTGCCAGAAGGGCCAGGGGGCTCTTCTTGGCGTCCAGCTGTGAAGACAAAGAGGCGGGGTTAGGAGATGTGGTCTACAGTTTAAAGGCCAGTTTGCCAGACAGATATTTAGTAGTATCCTAACTGATCAAACATGCCCAACTAGGCTTAATCCACGTCCAGATACGAGATTAAGTCCAGGTTTACAATGTAAAACTCATATGATGTGGATTAAGACTAGTACTGGACTACAACACCACTTTGAATGGAGATTCAGGAGCAAATAAGAGTCAATGACTTGTCTGGGAAACCAACCCACAGACCTATTGGACTAACCTGCAGTCCCAAAGGccattaatcattttaaaatatatatttagtcAAGATTTTGGCATATTCTCCAAAAAAGATGGTCCAGAATGATGCTCAGCatgatcctttaagtcctgtaggttgtgaggtgggaccaccatgagcatcagtgagcgtTAGGTGCCCAATGTGACCTTTtaaaaagtcaaagaaccctttttttaggGCTACATAGAGCCATTTCTGACCACAGTGTGTTTAAATGGCTCTTCTCTATAAAGGAATCGCTTGGGTGTATTTATAATTAAAATTTACCTACAGGTACAAATGAAGTACCCCAGCCTAAATATACTTTCATAGATCTAAACAGCGTCCCTCTTTATGCACAGCTCAGTTTTTAC includes:
- the LOC140544008 gene encoding zinc finger protein 503-like; translation: MIALPPDSVGLSSLGPVWKGSPEEVGTAYRQLSAPGDLDRQRHRLPIRLISMLTARGHGGQHPDYLHPLPSTPCSPIELDAKKSPLALLAQTCSQIGKPDTPSSSKLQNQSSSKESKSAPLKISDIGVEDKCSFKPYAKSPEKKASPSSGDKCGFRVPSASCRPFTPGTGSPSSCSPSSPQAVDCKAGDREEKKEAEGSKASPGEGSETVSSSSGSGVSVETSRQQDTPKPSTSEATVVSSASSTIGSGLVAPVSPFRPGHTVFPLAPAGVSFPGGLAGAYASYPQHFLSHGVTLDPTKPSSQLLSAQLAAASSLSTKTGTSPLTGASPPSIISAGLCRDPYCLSYHCASQHLPGAASASGSHDSHAALKYPLLYPSHPLPGIPSSAALSGHPLYPYGFVLPNDPQPHACNWVSANGPCDKRFSSSEDLLSHLRTHTAFVSADKSIAGYPGSPSLAAAMACHMHIPQTGGPGGPLALRTPHHTLGLSRYHPYSKSPLPAPGATGSYYTPYGLYGQRLTTASGLGYQ